A stretch of Aureispira sp. CCB-E DNA encodes these proteins:
- a CDS encoding DUF2804 family protein, whose protein sequence is MNVHQKKILDSIPSLLSDQDLQDYGVYDNVVPNTSTNVWDGSKGWRSPRRWQRKSWIFLGAYSPDIFVGFAIVDAGFIGKAFCYVYFPQTNTFLEHGIDRPFAFDANFEANLDSYWQLGQYEILTQKGQMQFNFKGKKFQISVQCINNEHGLSFICPSSGGNRPFHFTYKNLLLPTNIQLKQNGETKFFNDLYGGIDFSKGYPPKHTNWNWTSFLGKLEDGTPIGINVVDQFNQNMENIVWLGTERILIGNVSYQYNKPLSKSLWKVRSLNGDLELSMQPNGSRKENINIKLLKSKFTQVFGQINGKIRHQGTWKKFTGYGVMEEHEAIW, encoded by the coding sequence ATGAATGTACATCAAAAAAAAATACTAGATAGTATACCTAGTTTACTTTCTGATCAAGATCTCCAAGATTATGGAGTGTATGACAATGTGGTTCCCAATACTTCTACTAACGTATGGGACGGCTCAAAAGGTTGGAGAAGCCCAAGAAGATGGCAACGAAAATCTTGGATTTTTTTAGGGGCTTATAGTCCTGATATCTTTGTAGGTTTCGCAATTGTCGATGCTGGTTTTATAGGCAAAGCTTTTTGCTATGTTTACTTTCCACAGACCAATACCTTTTTAGAGCACGGGATTGATCGCCCATTTGCTTTTGATGCTAATTTTGAGGCAAACTTGGATAGCTATTGGCAATTAGGGCAGTATGAAATTTTGACACAAAAGGGACAAATGCAATTCAATTTTAAGGGCAAAAAATTTCAAATTAGTGTACAATGTATCAACAACGAACACGGGCTAAGTTTTATTTGTCCTTCCTCTGGTGGCAATCGCCCTTTTCATTTTACTTATAAAAACTTGTTATTGCCAACCAATATTCAATTGAAACAAAATGGAGAAACAAAGTTTTTTAACGATTTGTACGGAGGCATTGATTTTTCTAAGGGCTACCCTCCCAAACATACCAACTGGAACTGGACATCCTTTCTAGGAAAACTAGAAGATGGAACGCCTATTGGTATAAATGTGGTGGATCAATTCAACCAAAATATGGAAAATATTGTTTGGTTGGGAACAGAGCGCATTTTGATTGGAAATGTTAGTTATCAATACAACAAACCATTGTCAAAATCCCTATGGAAAGTGCGTTCTTTGAACGGAGATTTGGAACTAAGTATGCAGCCAAATGGTTCTCGAAAAGAGAACATTAACATCAAACTATTAAAAAGTAAATTTACCCAAGTATTTGGTCAAATCAATGGAAAAATTCGCCATCAAGGTACTTGGAAAAAATTCACAGGTTATGGTGTTATGGAAGAACACGAAGCTATTTGGTAA
- a CDS encoding PKD domain-containing protein: protein MKYLIHSISLLCCLVLFPFSTTQASHIVGGEMTYNCLGNNQYEILLTIFRDCENGNPGAYFDNPAIIGVFDATSGAYLGKESFFLTVDDTLDLSLSNPCYTIPPNVCIHTTTYRRQITLPYRSGGYHLAYQRCCRNNIIANIVNPQASGATYDVVISANALANCNSSARFREWPPFYICQGSSINYDNSAFDPDGDSIVYSLCNPYDGATQGDPIPDPPAGPPYNSVVWLPPYNLNNMLGGPDPLRIDPVTGLLTGTPPTLGTFVVGICAQEYRNGVLIGVTKRDFQYSVGVCTPLQAQFAVNIPPCNNTLSVLHLNASTSLNTSFQWDFGDNSPISTAVNPYHAYPDTGTYTVTMIAAAGLSCVDTVERQITVTLDGADVEVPPQEACLGDTVLLVAQNVLSNYNNLVSYNWSPNNTILSGQGTDSVYVVANSNINLSVTVINDNGCQDVDNTNIQLQLVEASFDSIAFDCNTTLSIPFTNNSVAVNNGYWWDFDGTGTSTDVFPVHTFPDTGLYSITLIAGYGALCQDTFTRDIYIPLDGASVLSTSPTQACKGDDLILSVTNELANYNNIAGYVWTPDAPILSGQGTDSIQIVADANTVFTVNVINDNGCVDTVKLPLQVFQVNATFDTTELVCNKSLDVPFTNTSVDPNVGFVWDFGGTGTSTDLSPTHTFPDTGTYTVTLIGGIGTACPDTFSRTIYLPIDGLEIIASDSQLVCRGDTVLLTASNVLSLYSNVVDYTWTPGTNILTGQGTDSVEVLANGDLDFIVIGLNDRGCRDTAMAHVNVSTMSPAFTVVAIPDSIFLGQSSQLAATNVAGYIYSWLPDTTLSAYNIPDPIAKPRQTTTYYLTVENQLCTDYDSVTVRIRQPVCDGPVVFIPNAFSPDGDGYNDVLMVNGNNIDEMTMAIYNRWGQKVFETNSQDIGWDGTFEGQALPPDVYGYYMRCTCDGGGTLLLKGNITLLK from the coding sequence ATGAAGTATTTAATTCATTCTATAAGTTTGTTATGTTGTCTAGTTCTATTCCCATTTTCTACTACTCAAGCAAGTCATATTGTAGGAGGAGAAATGACCTATAATTGTTTGGGAAACAATCAATATGAGATTTTGTTAACCATTTTTAGAGATTGTGAGAATGGAAACCCAGGAGCTTATTTTGATAATCCAGCCATTATTGGTGTTTTTGATGCTACATCAGGGGCTTACTTGGGCAAAGAATCTTTTTTTCTAACGGTAGACGATACACTAGATTTATCCTTGAGTAATCCTTGCTATACGATACCCCCCAATGTGTGTATTCATACAACAACTTACAGAAGGCAAATTACCCTTCCTTATAGAAGTGGTGGTTATCACTTAGCTTATCAGCGGTGTTGTCGAAATAATATCATTGCTAATATTGTCAATCCACAAGCTTCTGGAGCTACGTATGATGTGGTTATTTCAGCCAATGCACTAGCTAATTGTAATAGCAGCGCAAGGTTTAGAGAGTGGCCTCCTTTTTATATTTGCCAAGGTTCTTCTATCAATTATGATAACTCCGCATTTGATCCAGATGGAGATTCTATCGTATATAGTTTGTGCAATCCTTATGATGGTGCCACTCAAGGAGATCCTATCCCTGATCCACCAGCAGGTCCTCCTTACAATTCTGTGGTATGGTTGCCACCTTACAACCTTAACAATATGTTGGGAGGACCCGATCCTTTGAGAATAGACCCTGTGACTGGTTTGTTAACAGGCACGCCACCTACTTTAGGAACTTTTGTGGTAGGAATTTGTGCCCAAGAATATAGAAATGGTGTTTTAATTGGGGTCACAAAACGAGATTTTCAATATTCCGTAGGAGTGTGTACTCCTTTGCAAGCACAGTTTGCGGTTAATATTCCACCTTGCAATAATACGCTTTCGGTCTTGCACCTTAATGCAAGTACTTCTCTAAATACGTCTTTTCAATGGGATTTTGGAGATAATTCACCTATTTCAACTGCTGTTAATCCATACCATGCCTACCCAGATACAGGAACGTATACTGTAACCATGATTGCAGCAGCAGGACTTTCTTGTGTGGATACCGTAGAGCGCCAAATTACCGTAACACTAGATGGGGCAGATGTAGAAGTGCCTCCGCAAGAAGCTTGTTTGGGAGATACGGTGTTGCTTGTTGCACAAAATGTATTGAGTAACTATAATAATTTAGTATCTTATAACTGGTCACCCAACAACACCATTTTATCAGGACAGGGAACCGATTCTGTTTATGTTGTCGCTAATAGTAACATAAACTTGAGTGTAACGGTAATCAATGATAATGGTTGCCAAGATGTTGATAATACCAATATACAATTACAATTAGTAGAAGCTAGTTTCGATAGTATTGCCTTTGATTGTAACACTACCTTGAGTATCCCATTTACTAACAATAGTGTTGCTGTTAACAATGGCTATTGGTGGGATTTTGATGGGACAGGGACCTCGACGGATGTATTTCCTGTTCATACATTTCCAGATACAGGACTGTATTCGATTACTTTAATTGCTGGGTATGGAGCATTGTGTCAAGATACATTTACTAGAGATATTTATATCCCATTGGATGGTGCATCAGTTCTGTCTACTTCTCCTACACAAGCTTGCAAGGGAGACGATTTGATTTTAAGTGTGACCAATGAGCTTGCTAATTATAATAATATAGCAGGTTATGTATGGACACCAGATGCTCCGATTTTATCTGGTCAAGGAACGGATTCTATTCAAATTGTAGCAGATGCCAATACGGTATTTACAGTTAATGTTATTAATGACAATGGTTGTGTCGATACCGTAAAACTACCGCTTCAAGTATTTCAAGTTAACGCTACTTTTGACACGACGGAATTGGTGTGTAACAAATCGCTAGATGTTCCTTTTACTAATACCAGTGTCGATCCTAATGTAGGATTTGTATGGGATTTTGGAGGTACAGGAACCTCGACAGATTTAAGTCCAACCCACACGTTTCCTGACACAGGGACTTATACCGTTACATTGATAGGAGGTATTGGAACTGCTTGTCCAGACACCTTCTCAAGGACGATCTATTTGCCAATAGATGGGTTAGAAATAATAGCCTCTGATTCTCAATTGGTTTGTAGAGGAGATACCGTTTTGTTAACTGCTTCAAATGTTTTATCTTTATACAGTAATGTTGTAGACTACACATGGACACCAGGGACAAATATACTAACTGGTCAAGGAACGGATAGTGTGGAAGTCTTGGCAAACGGAGATCTAGATTTTATAGTAATTGGCTTAAATGATAGAGGTTGTAGAGATACTGCTATGGCGCATGTTAATGTGAGTACAATGTCTCCCGCTTTTACAGTGGTTGCAATCCCTGATAGTATCTTTTTAGGACAGTCTTCTCAGTTGGCTGCTACCAATGTAGCAGGTTATATATACAGCTGGTTGCCAGATACAACTTTAAGTGCTTATAATATTCCTGATCCAATCGCTAAGCCTAGACAAACGACAACCTATTATTTGACAGTTGAAAATCAACTTTGCACAGATTATGACTCTGTAACTGTTCGAATAAGACAGCCAGTTTGTGATGGTCCTGTTGTATTTATACCCAATGCATTTTCGCCTGATGGAGATGGTTACAATGATGTATTGATGGTGAATGGAAACAATATCGACGAAATGACGATGGCCATTTATAATAGATGGGGACAAAAGGTATTTGAAACCAATAGCCAAGATATTGGTTGGGATGGAACATTTGAAGGACAAGCTTTGCCGCCAGATGTATATGGTTATTATATGAGATGCACGTGCGATGGAGGAGGTACGTTGTTATTAAAAGGAAATATTACCTTACTAAAGTAA
- a CDS encoding gliding motility-associated C-terminal domain-containing protein, with product MKKALLHALKGILLLLALLCCSQKALATHIVGGEMNYRCLGNDQYEVSLTVFRDCDTGVPWFDDPASIGVFDGQTNVLIFSQLVDLDAGINDTLDIYLPDSCLIVPNNVCIHTTTYTDTFTLPFSLTGYTLAYQRCCRNQDIVNIVNPNSTGATYWTYISPAALQLCNSSAVFNEWPRVYLCSRVPIAFDHSATDVDGDSIVYELCTPSDGATNANARPQPPNAPPYQNITWQAPYGVSNVLGGPDPLSIDPVTGLLTGTPQNLGVFLVGVCLKEYRNGNLISITRRDFQHVVGTCEPQTVADFDTTGLQCNKVLTYPFDNDSRVVTGSYNWIFDTLGTSQAVNPIFTFPDTGLYTVTLVAGIGSPCLDTFSVDMDIRIEALELSMAAPQTACQGDTILLVATDTYEGYSDSTTFTWSPAAAIISGQGTDSVWVVVNQSTQFRVDGVNNYGCTSSAFATINMRQVTADFTTTSTPCNTSLTLQFQNQSSSNPTNNNYQWQFGTLGFATATNPFFVFPDTGTYTVTLVAGVGSLCADTISRNVLVQLTAMELQPIPDVTACKGDSIFIKAIDLYKDYSTSANYVWTPSSEIVTGQGTDSVLIIANNSTQIQVSGQNNYGCPSTLSFDIDVIHIEANFDTLDLACNTSLAIPFTNSSINSLGGSNYLWRFDTLATSTTTNPIYTFPDTGMYAIELIVGANTLCPDTMSLDLYLPLYGVDLTPIPAQTACVGDSLWLTVDDLLERYSDSIDYVWTPTSQIIEGQGTDSVLILATNTTTIKVEALNSHLCRDTVTTTINVLEVNASFDTLDVLCNTSLLVPFVNTSTSNLTMNNYEWNFENLATSTDVNPLYNFPDTGNYTVRLVAGVGSLCPDTFNMEVYLPLHGLIMDAPDVSVICKEDTVELTVTNALDAYTDWVNYQWLPTNEIFAGQGTDTAYALMDTNTTFIVIGNNAHGCVDTAYAQGRIIYISPILTTTVNPDSIFVGQTAQLATTNDINYLYNWLPDTTLDNYFIYNPMAKPRQTTWYFVSATNQYGCTTKDSVLVPIKAPVCGLPTVFIPNAFSPDGDGHNDVLMINGNNIARIDWTIYNRWGEKVFESNDQAIGWNGTFKGKTLPPDVYGYYLRCICDDGSELLTKGNITLLR from the coding sequence ATGAAAAAAGCACTACTCCATGCTTTAAAAGGCATACTCTTATTGCTGGCTCTCCTTTGCTGTTCTCAAAAAGCTCTAGCAACCCATATTGTTGGGGGAGAAATGAATTATCGATGTTTGGGCAATGATCAATACGAAGTTTCTTTGACGGTATTTCGAGATTGCGATACTGGTGTTCCTTGGTTTGATGATCCTGCTTCGATTGGTGTTTTTGATGGACAAACCAATGTGCTAATTTTTAGTCAATTAGTTGATTTAGATGCAGGAATCAATGATACACTAGATATTTATTTGCCTGATTCTTGCTTGATTGTACCCAACAATGTTTGCATTCATACAACCACTTATACCGATACGTTTACCTTGCCTTTTTCTTTGACAGGCTATACTTTGGCTTATCAAAGGTGTTGTCGAAATCAAGATATTGTAAATATTGTCAATCCCAATTCGACAGGAGCAACTTACTGGACATATATATCACCAGCTGCGTTGCAATTGTGCAACAGTTCAGCTGTTTTTAATGAATGGCCTCGGGTGTATTTGTGTTCAAGAGTTCCTATAGCATTTGATCATTCGGCAACAGATGTAGACGGGGATTCTATCGTATACGAACTCTGCACGCCTTCGGATGGTGCAACTAATGCGAACGCAAGACCACAACCACCCAATGCTCCTCCTTATCAAAATATCACATGGCAAGCGCCATATGGTGTATCCAACGTACTAGGAGGTCCCGACCCTTTATCTATAGATCCCGTTACTGGTTTGTTGACAGGTACGCCGCAAAACTTAGGCGTATTTTTGGTTGGAGTTTGTCTTAAAGAATATAGAAATGGAAACTTAATTTCGATTACTAGGCGCGATTTTCAACATGTAGTCGGAACCTGTGAACCACAAACAGTAGCAGATTTTGACACAACAGGATTGCAATGCAATAAAGTGCTAACTTATCCATTTGATAATGACAGTCGAGTCGTAACAGGATCGTACAATTGGATATTCGATACCTTGGGAACCTCTCAAGCTGTTAATCCTATATTTACATTCCCAGATACAGGACTTTATACCGTCACTCTAGTGGCGGGAATTGGTTCTCCTTGTTTGGATACTTTTTCTGTGGATATGGACATTAGAATAGAAGCCTTAGAATTATCAATGGCAGCACCACAAACGGCTTGCCAAGGAGATACCATATTGTTAGTGGCTACCGATACTTATGAAGGATATTCTGACTCAACAACATTTACTTGGTCTCCTGCGGCGGCTATTATCAGCGGACAAGGAACAGATAGCGTTTGGGTGGTTGTTAATCAAAGCACACAGTTTCGAGTAGATGGTGTCAATAACTATGGTTGTACTAGTAGTGCTTTTGCAACGATCAACATGCGGCAAGTGACGGCAGATTTTACAACAACGAGTACACCCTGCAATACGTCATTAACTTTACAGTTTCAAAATCAAAGTTCTAGCAACCCTACTAATAATAATTATCAATGGCAATTTGGTACCTTAGGATTTGCTACGGCAACCAATCCTTTTTTTGTTTTTCCTGATACAGGAACCTACACCGTAACTTTGGTGGCAGGAGTAGGCAGCCTATGTGCTGATACTATTTCAAGGAATGTTTTGGTACAATTAACAGCAATGGAGTTGCAGCCAATTCCTGATGTCACTGCATGCAAGGGAGATAGTATTTTTATTAAAGCTATAGATTTGTATAAAGATTATTCTACTTCTGCTAATTATGTTTGGACACCAAGTTCAGAGATTGTAACGGGGCAAGGAACAGATAGTGTTTTAATTATAGCCAATAACTCCACACAAATACAGGTATCAGGACAAAATAACTATGGTTGCCCCAGTACATTGAGTTTTGACATTGACGTTATCCATATAGAAGCTAATTTTGACACGCTTGATTTGGCTTGTAATACATCTCTAGCCATTCCATTTACGAACAGCTCCATTAATAGTTTGGGAGGTAGTAATTATTTATGGCGCTTTGATACTTTGGCAACTAGTACTACTACCAACCCAATATACACCTTTCCAGATACAGGAATGTATGCAATTGAACTCATTGTAGGAGCCAATACCTTGTGTCCTGATACCATGTCATTAGATTTATATTTACCACTTTATGGTGTTGATTTGACACCAATTCCAGCACAAACAGCATGTGTAGGCGATTCGTTATGGTTAACCGTGGATGATTTGTTAGAACGTTATTCGGATAGTATTGACTATGTTTGGACACCTACTTCACAGATTATTGAAGGGCAAGGGACAGATTCGGTCTTAATTCTAGCGACCAATACGACGACTATAAAAGTTGAAGCGTTGAACAGTCATTTGTGTCGAGATACTGTTACTACAACTATAAACGTATTGGAAGTTAATGCTTCTTTTGATACCCTAGATGTTTTGTGTAATACTTCTTTGTTAGTTCCTTTTGTCAATACATCTACTAGCAATCTAACAATGAATAATTATGAGTGGAATTTTGAAAATTTGGCAACATCCACAGATGTTAACCCGCTATACAATTTTCCAGATACAGGAAATTATACCGTACGTTTAGTGGCTGGAGTTGGTAGTTTGTGTCCAGATACATTCAATATGGAGGTCTATTTGCCTTTACATGGTTTAATTATGGATGCTCCTGATGTCTCGGTTATCTGTAAAGAAGATACGGTAGAACTAACGGTTACCAATGCTTTGGATGCTTATACCGATTGGGTCAATTATCAGTGGTTGCCGACCAATGAAATTTTTGCAGGGCAAGGAACCGACACGGCATATGCCTTGATGGATACTAATACCACTTTTATTGTAATTGGAAACAATGCGCATGGTTGCGTTGATACAGCTTATGCACAAGGGCGCATCATTTACATTTCACCAATATTGACAACGACTGTAAACCCTGACAGTATTTTTGTTGGTCAAACGGCTCAATTAGCTACAACAAACGATATCAATTATCTCTATAATTGGTTGCCAGATACAACATTGGATAATTATTTTATTTATAATCCCATGGCAAAACCGAGACAAACAACTTGGTATTTTGTTTCGGCAACCAATCAATATGGTTGTACGACCAAAGATTCGGTTTTAGTTCCGATAAAAGCTCCCGTTTGTGGTTTGCCTACTGTGTTTATACCCAACGCATTTTCACCTGATGGAGATGGTCACAATGATGTTTTGATGATTAATGGAAATAACATAGCAAGGATTGATTGGACAATTTACAATCGTTGGGGCGAAAAGGTATTTGAAAGCAACGACCAAGCGATTGGATGGAATGGTACGTTTAAAGGGAAAACACTGCCTCCAGACGTTTATGGCTATTATTTAAGGTGTATATGTGATGATGGAAGTGAACTATTGACAAAAGGAAATATTACTTTGTTGAGATAA
- a CDS encoding PKD domain-containing protein — protein sequence MKTLRLQYLILSISSMFIGMHSLLATHIIGGEVNYRCLGNDRYEITLQLFRDCDTGVPWFEDPAAIQILDANGYFIDTIGMRLRNNDTLAFTSSACSVIPPSACIHTTTYREVRTLPFRVGGYQFLYQICCRNQDIINIANPTGTQAAYHAVLTEEALLSCNSAPKVGDWPPFYICNGQPFSYDHSATDVDGDSLVYELCTPYDIFGVAGNQFVNWVLPYNLNNMLGGPQPFVIDPVTGMLTGTPFSNGTFVFGICISEYRNGVLMGRIRRDFQFIVTPCITSITADFEPDIPICNASLNIGFDNMSNPSNGPFIWDFGDGSPISTVANPVHSFPDTGQYTVLLIAGLGTPCEDSIEMDVQLNIEAAEIDVVSAPIICNDNKVLLVAYNIFSEFNQVVSYNWSPPSNIISGQGTDSVWMSVSGNSFGVMVEATNNYGCTDMVQLTQVDVPIDTVMAAFDTTTFTCNKSLSVPFNNQSVTNNQQYLWNFGNTGSSTDENPTHTFPDTGMYEITLIAGIGHPCQDTFSRMLYVPFTSPSIAAIGSQTVCKSDTLLVTAFATGQNYHDIIEYNWTPTEHIISGQGTDSIWVLANDDIYFEVVGTNTENCKDTNYTSVIVSSVSPVLSVSALPDAIYEGQTTQLLATYDMDYTYTWLPDTTLNAYDIHNPTAQPRSTNTYYLSVRNDIGCSLLDSVTVTILPPLCGNPVVFVPSAFSPDNDGHNDILRVEGNHITEMTFAIYNRWGQKVFETNDQDRGWDGTFEGKLLSPDVYGYYMQCVCDDGSEAFLKGNITLLR from the coding sequence ATGAAAACACTTCGACTCCAATATTTGATCCTAAGTATAAGCAGTATGTTTATAGGCATGCATTCGCTTTTGGCAACCCATATTATTGGAGGAGAAGTTAATTATCGGTGCTTAGGGAACGATCGGTATGAAATTACGTTGCAATTGTTTCGAGATTGTGACACTGGAGTACCTTGGTTTGAAGATCCAGCAGCCATTCAAATATTGGATGCTAATGGATACTTTATTGATACGATAGGAATGCGATTGAGAAACAATGATACCTTGGCTTTTACAAGCTCAGCGTGTTCTGTTATTCCACCGTCTGCCTGTATTCATACCACTACTTATCGAGAGGTGCGGACGTTGCCTTTTCGAGTGGGAGGGTATCAGTTTTTATACCAAATCTGCTGTCGAAATCAAGATATTATTAATATTGCAAATCCTACAGGAACCCAAGCGGCTTATCATGCTGTTTTAACAGAAGAAGCCTTGTTGTCTTGCAATAGTGCCCCAAAAGTAGGAGATTGGCCTCCTTTTTATATCTGTAATGGACAGCCATTTAGTTATGATCATTCGGCAACAGATGTTGATGGGGATTCTTTGGTTTACGAATTGTGTACTCCATACGATATCTTTGGAGTGGCGGGAAATCAATTTGTGAATTGGGTACTCCCTTATAATTTAAACAATATGCTTGGAGGACCACAACCATTTGTGATAGATCCTGTAACGGGAATGTTGACAGGAACCCCTTTTTCTAATGGAACCTTTGTATTTGGAATTTGCATTAGCGAATACCGAAATGGCGTATTAATGGGGCGCATACGGAGAGATTTCCAATTTATTGTAACACCTTGTATTACTTCTATTACAGCAGATTTTGAGCCAGATATTCCCATCTGTAATGCTTCTCTAAATATTGGCTTTGATAATATGAGCAACCCTTCTAATGGTCCTTTTATTTGGGATTTTGGAGATGGAAGCCCCATATCAACAGTAGCCAATCCTGTTCATTCTTTTCCAGATACAGGGCAGTATACGGTTCTTCTTATTGCTGGTTTGGGAACTCCTTGTGAGGACTCTATCGAAATGGATGTTCAATTAAATATAGAGGCTGCGGAAATAGATGTCGTGAGTGCTCCAATTATTTGTAATGATAACAAAGTATTGTTAGTGGCTTACAATATTTTCTCTGAATTTAATCAAGTAGTTAGCTATAACTGGTCGCCACCTAGCAATATTATTTCGGGACAAGGAACAGATAGTGTTTGGATGTCAGTAAGTGGCAATAGTTTTGGGGTAATGGTAGAGGCAACGAATAATTATGGATGCACCGATATGGTACAACTAACACAGGTAGATGTTCCTATAGATACAGTGATGGCTGCTTTTGATACGACTACATTTACTTGTAATAAATCACTTTCAGTTCCTTTTAACAACCAAAGTGTTACGAACAATCAGCAATATTTATGGAATTTTGGAAATACGGGGAGTTCAACCGATGAAAATCCAACCCATACCTTTCCCGATACAGGAATGTACGAAATAACTTTAATTGCGGGTATTGGACATCCTTGTCAAGATACATTTAGTAGAATGTTGTACGTTCCATTTACAAGTCCTTCTATCGCAGCTATTGGCTCCCAAACAGTTTGTAAGTCAGATACATTATTAGTGACGGCATTTGCAACAGGGCAAAATTATCATGATATTATAGAGTATAACTGGACGCCTACAGAGCATATTATTTCAGGACAGGGAACAGATAGTATTTGGGTGTTGGCTAATGATGATATTTACTTTGAAGTGGTTGGTACTAATACTGAAAATTGTAAAGATACGAATTATACCAGTGTGATTGTCAGCTCTGTTTCTCCTGTACTATCGGTTTCTGCCTTGCCTGATGCAATTTATGAAGGGCAAACAACTCAACTGTTGGCTACTTATGACATGGATTATACCTATACGTGGTTGCCCGATACAACATTAAATGCATATGATATTCATAATCCTACTGCCCAACCTCGATCAACCAATACGTATTATCTCTCTGTAAGAAATGATATAGGGTGTTCTTTACTAGATTCTGTAACAGTTACAATTCTGCCGCCACTTTGCGGAAATCCCGTTGTTTTTGTCCCTTCTGCTTTCTCTCCTGATAATGATGGCCACAATGATATTTTGAGGGTAGAAGGCAATCATATTACCGAAATGACTTTTGCTATTTACAATCGTTGGGGACAGAAGGTTTTTGAAACCAACGATCAAGATAGAGGTTGGGATGGAACATTTGAAGGGAAATTGTTGTCTCCAGATGTATATGGTTATTATATGCAGTGTGTTTGTGACGATGGGAGCGAAGCCTTTTTGAAAGGAAATATTACGTTGCTACGCTAA
- a CDS encoding TlpA disulfide reductase family protein, with the protein MLFLTLLLVFVIFNLAYSQSIDTLRTVDAAGNIVKVEYYEEGVRRNYLNHYEYDPNNRLIKEYMTDTLGEILSRIGLAPIFVYEYRLIDGKESKIEYCYDKNMQPDVLDIPPFYHKVIHTYNSKKQVIERWGMSRNGDTKFRMAYTYNEHGLEEQIKYLDADGNIEKDNVGILELKYDAQKRLICEENYDYKHRPYSTQYVPFRKEISYLGNIECVKIYDKNLNVVHQEGVELCAVASNFELKSLDNTIVTLDDFKGHTVVLYFWSSTFRGAPFLNPRIFPAFKKYQSKVKFIAVGIEKPENYEKWQEAIVTTQINWAINLGAFNSFDSKIAKDYYINYLPLFFVINKDGFIVGSELTGIQNVIKLLDQLEK; encoded by the coding sequence ATGTTGTTTTTAACCCTATTACTAGTTTTCGTAATTTTTAATCTTGCTTACAGTCAGTCTATAGATACTTTAAGAACAGTAGATGCTGCTGGTAATATTGTTAAGGTGGAGTATTACGAAGAGGGAGTAAGAAGAAATTATCTGAATCATTACGAGTATGATCCTAATAATCGCCTTATCAAAGAATATATGACCGACACTCTTGGTGAGATTCTTTCTAGAATTGGTTTGGCTCCAATTTTTGTGTATGAATACCGACTTATAGATGGTAAGGAATCTAAAATAGAATATTGTTATGATAAAAATATGCAACCAGATGTATTGGACATCCCTCCATTTTATCATAAAGTTATTCATACATACAATTCAAAAAAGCAAGTCATAGAGCGTTGGGGAATGTCAAGGAATGGAGATACAAAATTTAGAATGGCGTATACTTACAATGAACATGGATTGGAAGAACAAATTAAATACTTAGATGCTGATGGTAATATAGAAAAAGATAATGTTGGAATTCTTGAATTGAAATACGATGCACAAAAGAGGTTGATTTGTGAAGAAAATTACGATTATAAACACCGCCCTTATAGTACCCAATATGTACCTTTTAGGAAAGAAATTTCTTATTTAGGGAACATTGAGTGTGTTAAGATTTATGATAAAAACTTGAATGTTGTTCATCAGGAAGGTGTTGAATTATGTGCAGTTGCGTCAAACTTTGAATTGAAGAGTTTAGATAATACAATAGTAACTCTAGATGATTTTAAAGGGCATACAGTTGTTCTGTATTTTTGGTCTTCCACTTTTAGAGGGGCTCCATTTTTGAATCCTAGGATATTTCCTGCTTTTAAAAAGTATCAATCTAAGGTGAAATTCATTGCTGTAGGGATAGAGAAGCCTGAAAATTATGAAAAATGGCAAGAAGCAATTGTCACTACTCAAATAAATTGGGCTATAAATCTTGGTGCTTTTAATTCCTTTGATTCAAAAATTGCGAAAGATTATTATATCAATTACTTGCCTTTATTTTTTGTAATTAATAAAGATGGATTTATTGTTGGATCAGAACTTACAGGAATCCAAAATGTTATTAAATTGCTAGACCAACTCGAAAAGTAA